A window from Chelmon rostratus isolate fCheRos1 chromosome 13, fCheRos1.pri, whole genome shotgun sequence encodes these proteins:
- the upf3a gene encoding regulator of nonsense transcripts 3A, with protein MRSEKDQMTAGKEKSVVEIQFRDAREQDNTPPKQKEEKKEVFTKVVLRRLPPNLSKDQLEEQLSPLPSYDYFEFFPADQSLYPHLFSRAYINFKNPEDILLFRDRFDGYVFIDNKGQEYPAVVEFAPFQKISKKKLKKKDAKAGSIEEDPEYKRFLENYSCDEEKSMANPETLLGEIEAKTRELIAKRTTPLLEYIKNKKIEKQRIREEKREERRRRELEKKRQREEEKRKRREEERRKRKEAEKQKKLSDKDIKIKLLKKSDRDDDVDSDRMKDKSDIGETDRGKWEKAGGQMKSKDSKEKGQPESDKEQREQHGRRQREKDHRGKDEERKRQRHHYEFDKFMRRKDETKWGKGYCQDRAKKEGHHHSYSYCPDSGDKLGKEDREDLGNRKERLRNKVSEKDRPAMQLYQPGARNRKRMSSAGKGYDCIPVGHSPEPGTEHCYEVITLATGLEKGFEKSKDEQ; from the exons atgagGTCTGAAAAGGACCAAATGACCGCCGGCAAGGAGAAAAGCGTCGTCGAGATACAGTTTAGAGACGCGAGGGAGCAAGACAATACTCCCCCCaagcagaaagaagagaagaaagaggttTTTACCAAG GTGGTGCTTCGAAGGCTTCCACCTAACCTGTCAAAGGACCAGCTGGAGGAACAGCTCAGTCCACTTCCATCCTATGACTATTTTGAGTTCTTTCCAGCTGATCAAAG tcTTTATCCCCACCTGTTCTCCAGAGCATACATCAACTTTAAAAACCCGGAAGATATCCTGCTGTTCAGGGACCGATTTGATGGTTATGTCTTCATTGACAACAAGG GCCAGGAGTATCCTGCAGTGGTAGAGTTTGCCCCCTTCCAGAAAATCTCCAAGAAGAAGCTAAAAAAGAAAGATGCCAAAGCTGGGAGCATTGAAGAAG ACCCAGAATATAAGCGGTTCTTGGAGAATTACTCATGTGACGAGGAGAAGTCTATGGCCAACCCTGAGACTCTGCTGGGAGAGATAGAGGCCAAGACCAGAGAGCTCATCG CCAAACGGACAACACCACTGTTGGAGTAcatcaaaaataagaaaatagagAAACAA AGaataagagaggagaagagagaggagaggagaagaagagagcttGAAAAGAAACGgcaaagggaggaagaaaagagaaagcgACGAGAAGAGGAGAGGCGCAAAcgaaaagaggcagagaagcagaagaaactGTCTGATAAGGACATCAAAATTAAG CTCCTGAAGAAGAGTGACAGGGACGATGACGTGGATTCAGACCGAATGAAGGACAAAAGTGACAttggggagacagacagaggcaaaTGGGAGAAAGCTGGAGGACAAATGAAGTCAAAAGACTCCAAAGAAAA aggtcagcCTGAGAGTGACaaggagcagagggagcagcacggccgcagacagagagagaaggatcacagagggaaagatgaagagaggaaacgACAGCGACACCACTATGAGTTTGACAAGTTTATGCGTCGTAAAGATGAGACCAAGTGGGGGAAGGGCTACTGCCAGGACAGAGCCAAGAAAGAGGGTCACCATCACAGCTATTCTTACTGTCCCGACAGTGGAGACAAACTGGGaaaggaggacagggaggaccTGGGTAACAGGAAGGAACGCCTCCGAAACAAGGTGAGCGAGAAG GACCGACCAGCCATGCAGCTCTATCAGCCTGGCGCACGCAACAGGAAGCGCATGAGCTCTGCAGGCAAAGGCTATGACTGCATCCCTGTGGGCCACTCACCTGAACCCGGGACGGAGCATTGCTATGAAGTCATCACTCTGGCAACAGGGCTTGAGAAGGGGTTTGAGAAAAGCAAAGATGAACAGTGA
- the cdc16 gene encoding cell division cycle protein 16 homolog, which produces MNLDRLRKRVRQYIDQQQYQSALFWADKIASLSHEDPQDIYWLAQCLYLTSQYHRASHALRSRKLDKLYGACQYLAARCHYAAKEFQQALDILDAEEPASKKLLDRSGKEDNGTPESTKDWDMSPASVNSSICLLRGKIYDAMDNRPLATSSYKEALKLDVYCFEAFDLLTSHHMLTAQEEKDFLDLLPLSQQCTEEEEELLHFLFENKLKKYNKPSDLVVPEMVNGLQDNLDVVVSLAERHYYNCDFKMCYKLTSMVMVKDPFHANCLPVHIGTLVELGKANELFYLSHKLVDLYPSNPVSWFAVGCYYLMVGHKNEHARRYLSKATTLERTYGPAWIAYGHSFAVESEHDQAMAAYFTAAQLMKGCHLPMLYIGLEYGLTNNSKLAERFFSQALSIAPEDPFVIHEVAVVAFQNGDWKTAERLFLDAMEKIKAIGNEVTVDKWEPLLNNLGHVCRKLKKYDQALEYHRQALVLIPQHASTYAAIGYVHSLMGDFESAIDYFHTALGLKRDDTFSVTMLGHCIEMYIGDTDAYIGTDINDKVRGSLNTPALMKMLNTSEPGDLLATPRLEDTSITSLETPLSNQDKMMLETPLRLSLTLECDMYESDVMLDTLSDTST; this is translated from the exons TTACTTGACCTCACAGTACCACAGAGCCTCGCACGCCCTCCGCTCACGAAAACTTGATAAG TTGTACGGAGCCTGTCAGTATCTTGCTGCTAGGTGCCAT TATGCTGCCAAAGAGTTCCAGCAGGCCTTGGATATCCTGGATGCAGAGGAGCCAGCTAGTAAGAAGCTGCTGGACAGGAGTGGGAAAGAAGACAACGGGACACCAGAGTCAACCAAGGATTGGGACATGTCCCCTGCTTCT GTCAACAGCTCCATCTGCCTCCTGCGGGGTAAGATCTATGATGCCATGGACAACAGACCGCTGGCCACCTCCAGCTACAAAGAGGCCTTGAAACTGGATGTGTACTGCTTTGAAGCTTTTGACCTTTTAACATCCCACCACATGTTGACTGCACAGGAAG AGAAAGACTTCCTTGACTTGCTTCCTCTGAGTCAACAGTgcactgaggaagaggaagagctatTACACTTCCTATTTGAGAATAAGTTAAAGAAG TATAACAAGCCTAGCGATTTGGTGGTCCCAGAGATGGTCAATGGTCTTCAAGACAACTTGGATGTAGTAGTGTCTCTTGCCGAGAGGCATTATTACAACTGTGATTTCAAGATGTGCTACAAACTCACATCAAT GGTGATGGTTAAAGACCCCTTCCATGCCAACTGTTTGCCAGTCCACATAGGAACTCTGGTGGAACTTGGAAAAGCAAAtg AATTGTTTTACCTCTCGCACAAACTTGTAGATTTGTATCCCAGCAACCCA GTATCCTGGTTTGCTGTTGGGTGCTACTATCTCATGGTTGGCCATAAAAACGAACATGCTCGCCGCTACCTGAG TAAAGCCACCACACTGGAGAGGACGTATGGTCCTGCATGGATTGCCTATGGCCATTCATTTGCAGTGGAGAGTGAGCATGACCAAGCCATGGCTGCCTACTTCACTGCTGCCCAGCTGATGAAAGG GTGTCACTTACCGATGCTGTACATCGGCCTGGAGTACGGTCTGACCAACAACTCCAAGCTGGCTGAACGTTTCTTCAGCCAGGCTCTTAGTATCGCTCCAGAGGATCCATTTGTCATACATGAGGTGGCGGTGGTTGCCTTCCAAAATGGAGA CTggaagacagcagagaggttGTTTCTTGATGCAATGGAGAAGATCAAAGCCATAGGGAATGAG GTTACTGTGGACAAATGGGAGCCTTTGCTGAACAACTTGGGTCATGTGTGTCGGAAATTGAA aAAGTACGACCAGGCTCTGGAGTACCACCGTCAGGCACTTGTGTTAATCCCTCAGCACGCCTCTACCTACGCTGCCATAGGATACGTACACAGCCTCATGGGCGACTTTGAGAGTGCCATCGACTACTTTCATACG GCACTTGGACTGAAAAGGGACGACACTTTCTCTGTGACGATGCTCGGCCACTGTATTGAGATGTACATTGGTGACACAGATGCCTACATAG GCACAGACATCAATGACAAGGTGCGAGGCAGCTTGAACACTCCGGCGCTGATGAAGATGCTGAACACATCAGAGCCTGGTGACCTTCTAGCCACACCAAGATTAGAAGACACCAGCATCACGTCCTTGGAAACGCCACTGTCTAATCAGGACAAGATGATGCTGGAGACTCCTCTGCGACTGTCCTTAACCCTGGAGTGCGATATGTATGAGAGTGATGTGATGTTAGACACCTTGTCAGACACCAGCACGTGA